The DNA sequence ATATATGGGAAAGCAAGCAATGGCAAAACCTATGCACTAAATGGTGCTGCAAAAGGCGCCTCACACGATAACCCTTCAATTAGTAAGGTGGAGGAAATATGGTTAGATGATCCTGATTGGGACGGATTAAAAATTTCTTATGGGGAGTTTATAAGTAAAGGGTTGGTAATTTGTGGGGATAAATAGATTATTCATAACTAAAAATTAAAAATTTTTTATTTAAACTAATAATTTTATATTTGAATATTAACAAAATAACCATGGAATTAATTAAACGAATCAAAGTGTAATCTTCCCCTCTTTAGGCACACTCAAAAGTAGAGTTTTTTGTTAATATTTTATTGTTGTCGTTGTTGAAATTTTGTTGGAATGTGGGAAACTCATGTGCGCTATTTTGATTGAGTTTTCCATATTTCAATAAAAAATCCCGTGGTGTAAGGTATTGTAACGCACTATGCGGTCTCTCATTATTGTACATCCACATCCATATTTCTGCATAATTTCTCATTTGTCTGATGTTCTCAAAGAGATAAACACTTAAAAACTCTGTCCGGAACGTTCTGTTAAACCTCTCAATCAATGAGTTTTGTGTAGGTTTCCCTGGTTGAATGAAGCCCAGTTCGATATTCTCTTTGCGGCAATAATCTTTCATTTTTTCTGCAATAAATTCCGGTCCGTTGTCCACTCTTATTTTTTCTGGTTTTCCACGCCACTCAATTAATTGTTCGAGTTGAAAAATTACTTTTGACGAGGGCAAACTGCTATCAATAGTGATGTTTAAAATCTCTCTGTTAAAATCGTCAATGATATTAAGGGTTCTCACGCTTTTGCCATTTTCCAAACTGTCGTGCATAAAATCCATGCTCCAAGTCACGTTCGGATAGATGGGGCGAACCAGTGGTTGTTTTATCCGTGCTGGAAGCCGCTTCTTCCTTTTGCTTCGCAAATTTAATCTCATTGACTTATAAATCCGGTAAACCCTTTTGTGATTCCATCCAAAGCCTAAGTTTTTCAACCGATTGTGCATCATCCAAAACCCCCACGTTTGATTAGAATCCGCAACTAAAATAAGTTCTGCACGGATCTCATCATCTGAACTTTTAAATACCTGACGATAATAATAAACTGAACTTCTTAGACTGAACACTTTACAAGCCTTGCGCAAACTCATGTTATGGATCTCTTTCGAATATTCCACCAACTCACGCTTCTCACAAGGCGTTAGAGCTTTTTTTCGATCACATCTTTTAAAACGACAATCTCCAAAGTTTGCTCAGCTACAATCTTTTTATATTGCGAAAGTTGCTTTTCCATCTCTTTCATCTTTGAAAGTTGCTGAACATCCAATCCACCATATTTACTCTTCCAATTGTAAAAGGTTGGCTGACTTATTCCGTGATTGCGGCAAATCTCATTCACCGTCTTTCCCTGATTTTGTTCAGATAAAATCTTGATAATCTGAACTTCTGAAAATTTACTGTTTTTCATATTCTTCCCAAATTTAAAAACTATATTTTTAATCGTTCCTGTTTTTGGGGAAGATTACAATAGCTGTATATAAGTCTTTCTAAAACTTTAACGATTGGCCCA is a window from the Kaistella flava (ex Peng et al. 2021) genome containing:
- a CDS encoding transposase, which codes for MKNSKFSEVQIIKILSEQNQGKTVNEICRNHGISQPTFYNWKSKYGGLDVQQLSKMKEMEKQLSQYKKIVAEQTLEIVVLKDVIEKKL
- a CDS encoding IS3 family transposase, whose translation is MEYSKEIHNMSLRKACKVFSLRSSVYYYRQVFKSSDDEIRAELILVADSNQTWGFWMMHNRLKNLGFGWNHKRVYRIYKSMRLNLRSKRKKRLPARIKQPLVRPIYPNVTWSMDFMHDSLENGKSVRTLNIIDDFNREILNITIDSSLPSSKVIFQLEQLIEWRGKPEKIRVDNGPEFIAEKMKDYCRKENIELGFIQPGKPTQNSLIERFNRTFRTEFLSVYLFENIRQMRNYAEIWMWMYNNERPHSALQYLTPRDFLLKYGKLNQNSAHEFPTFQQNFNNDNNKILTKNSTFECA
- a CDS encoding DUF2511 domain-containing protein, with product MMRKLYFLGMMFLALSCTNTTLDTLKFTKKEFVGKWPFAVNKMEVYCSGYAEIYGKASNGKTYALNGAAKGASHDNPSISKVEEIWLDDPDWDGLKISYGEFISKGLVICGDK